TAgtaggaaaagaaaataatgaaattgaagTGCGTTTTGataaacaattaataataattcaaatagaaaaataagatatcaaaataattttggtTACGTTTTTTATCTGAAAGTACAAATATACccttcaaaaacaattaaatagaTCCAAATATGCCCCTACATTACTTctactcccccccccccccctatttcatttttcttttaatctctATTCACCTCACACACTATTTGAGAAggctaaattaaaatatattttttttcgttCTGCCTTATTCTTTCACCGTTATTGTATCAAtcagtgtttttaaaaatatttttggagcGAGTCTCAGAGCGAGACgtaccaaaaatattttgggaCTTAAATTAAAAACGTAGAATCATAAGACATAAGTTTGAAATTGAGGCGTAAGTCTCAAACATAAAAACACAAGTCTTCAGTGTAAAAACGTTGGTCCgggatttttaaatttattcttttgaatttttttgctttaaatcatattttttattattggtgtAATGATATTCTCAAATAgtaattatactattttttttcttcgttattaattataatacttatttcaaataaaaatcataatgtaattttgatatattataggttattcataaaaaattatttataaaattattgaataatttaattttgattattttattggtaataagattataaaattgaatatacatgAGATTACGAGATTACGGCCCGTAGATTCATGAGACTTATGCCCTATGTCTCAAAGCTTACGCCTCGCCCCATACCGTACCATATAAAATGAATCGCCTCATGCCCCTACCTTTTAAAATACAGATATCCATGACTTCAACCCGACACTCGTATTTTAATTAAGACTAGAACAAACTGGAATGGAATCACCGAACCGGCACAAATCGGTATTGGACTGGAACAGAACGAGTTGACCGATTCGTTGACCAGTACAGGATGAATCGGATCGGAATTATCGGGACGGATACTCGATTTCGTCCTATCCCACTATATACCGGGATGGAACCAAAACGGAATGGAACGGAACGGATGTGATAAACTGGACGACACATctagttatttcaaaaaaagtttttttgagttacgaaaaaataaatatatttttttgttttttaaaagttcTAATTGATAGTTGTTAAATTTATAATGTAActttttagttatgtttattttatagatagcttataaaaaaagtttactTATTAATTTTGCAGGttaagtctaattaagtttTCAAGACTGAAATCTTTTAaagtttataagttattacttattaatatgttataatttataattttatatttataacttgtaacTAATTAACTTGAATAtgtaactttaaaaaattaaataaaaataaaaattataatttataaatatataatataaattaattaataaataataattaatcgaAATTCGCCAGACCGAAATCGCGATAAATCGGGATAAACCGGTACCCATACACTAGTATCAAATTGTGATTCCGTTCTATTCGGTGTACCAATTTACGGTGTCCCATTCCATCGTGTAATCGAACCGGACCGGTACTGGTACAACCCGGTCCATTGCCCAGccttaatttttaatgttaaaattaagGTACTTTCCCAAATCCATCTCCCTCCAAAGCCCCATGCCCTAGATTAGAACAAAATTCTTGATGTTTACAAATAGAGAAAGGGTTGATTCCATTATCAGCAATCTTCTTCCTTGGTAAGCTTTAAATCTTTTTCCACTATAATTTGGTTATCATTTCCCTCCTTTGATGAACTTACAATCTCTGAAAATAAGTGTATTTATCTTCTTATGTTTCAATACTCTGTTTTTAAGACTTGGAGgtgaatttatgatttttagaaAATGTATTGAGCATGAATTGATCCCAACTTGTCTAGGTAAATAACTCAACATTTTCAACCAAGTGCACCATTTAGTTTTATGAAGAGACCATGGGTTAATGTGTCCCCTTTTTGGTATTTGTATATGTTTGTTAAGTCAATAAAAGTTACTTCCTTTACGTAGTTTTTGGTTTCAAAGCATAAGAATCTATTTATGTTTGCCCTGAAAATCTTACAAAAATAGTGTTTTTGGGATGGTTCAAATTCCAGCAGAGTTAGATGGTGGGTGTAGTAACTAGATATTTGTGCTGGTGGGAAGTAGTAGGTACATGGTGGCATAGTCGAGTTAAGTGCAAGTTGGCATAGGGAAGGGTTTAACATGTTCCCTCGATTTTTTTTCCACGTCTACTGCAACTTAGAACTCTTTGGAGTGTGGTGTTCGTGTAGCATGTCATATTACTCCTGGCCCTGGGGTATTTTAATATGAAACCATGGTAGTTCATAGGGTTCTGTGAGGGACGAATAATTCTGGTTAGGAACTCGCAAAATGGTGAtagtttaagatatttttaaccTATTCACTCTCTTTCTCTTTACTGTTATAGGAGTGTTTCAGCCTTCCCCTTTATTTCTTCAGAAAATTGAGGCTAATTCTTTTCCACTCACTGTGTGTATATGTGTTTCTATGTCGTGTCGAACTTGGGGGTGAAAATTGAGGGTCTTCAGTTTTCTGGCATGTACTTTATAAAGttactctctctctctgtcaTGTTCCCAGTGCGTCTCTTCTCATTCTCATCGTCATCTCACATAAACtcgaaatcaagaaaaaaatgagtATCATTGTAAATTATCATAGATTTATGTGCCAGAGAACttgtaatattgttttttttaatagttaatGGTATAACACACACCTAAACTATAACTTTTTCTCAAGTTTCACACCCCAACTATTGGTTGTTCCCTTTTCTACATGAACTACCACTATGATTCTATCTATGTCTTAAAACACATCTCGAAGCTGTTTAAACCAACTATCAGTTGTTCCTTTTTCCTTCTTGAATTATCACCATCTACACAACTAGGTGTGTTTTAATACATAAATGGTAACAGTTAAGGTAGGAAAAGGGAACACCTAATAGTTAAGGGTGTAAAACTCGCGAATAAGTGATATTCAAGTGTGCTTTTgatcattatcattattgtttaCTTCAATTTTTGTTTGGCATAATGATGGCATGGGATGAGTTTAAATGTAGAGACATAGTCAGTGAGGATTTATATACCCAATCCCGACTTGTTTGGGTTTGAGGCGCAGTGGTAGTTAATCcaccaatatatatatgaagaattGATGAAAGGTGTTCATGTTAAGAATGCCATTAATGGATATCAAGAGATAGATATACATGGATTTATTTATTGGTAAATGTCAACACTGTTATCATACCGTATGGGTATTTATGGTTAAGATTACCAAGTTTTTATTTCCTATATTAATTTGGCATTGTGAATAGCCGTCTGTCCAGAGAGTTTGGAGATCCCTTACTTCGTGTTATTGTCTAGTTACTACATGTTCTTGGTGATTATGTTGACAGTGTTCCTCTCGTTCTTATGTTGATTTGACAATGTGAATAGTTGTTATGTCCACCTGGAGATACCTTACTTCATATCATTGCTTATTTTCTACTGCTTCTTGGTGATTATTGTTATATGGTGCCTCCTAAGGCAGTAAAGCATCGTCGAAGTCTACTACCCGATGCCCTTAACTACCTTCCTGATAACATAAATCGATGTCATTCTGTTGCTCTTGCCTTGTGAAGATGCTGTGAGGACAAGCATCTTATCAAAGAAATGGAGGTATTACTGGTGTAGACTTACAGAGTTGAAGATTGATACTTTAATTAGCCTGAATTTTATGTGAAGTCAATATTTCTTCTGAGTTGCTGGAAAGTTTAATATCTAATTGCCCGTTGCTTGAGGAGTTGGAGCTGGATATCGCAGACAAGTCAGACAATTGAAATTAATGTCCCCATGTTGAGATTGTTCTATCTCTCAGGCAATATAAGTTCTGTCTGCCTAAAGAATGTCCCTCCTCTGGTAAAAGTATTGATGTACGGTGACTATATTAAAGCAGAGGATCTTAATTTTGCAAAGCTTTTCAAGTGTTGTCCTGCTCTCGAGCACCTTCTCTTTTCCTCCTTTGCGTCCAAGGTAAATATTGCTTGATGACTTCATTAATATTAATGCTGactcttctctttctttcttttttttttgattattttcgtACTTCGTAGATCCTCAATAATTTGAGAATCGACTTCTTGTTATCTTTCTTAGGTTCACTGTGGAGATGAAGAGGATGATTGTATTctagaatgccttgaactcggACGTTTCTCAGATGTGACATTAAATCACCTCAGGGAAGTTAAGCTGGAATGCTTCGGAGGAACCACGATGCAACTTGTCAAGCTTTTTTAGCCATGTCCCTGGTGTTGGTGGGAATGCTAATTGATACATGTGTTCTACCTCTTGACTCGAGGTCAATATATTTGCTGAggtatcaaaaaaaaaatttgtgcaTCACCTAAAGCAGTTGTAGTCTACATTGATTAATTAGATCACAACCTTTGGGCTAGAAGTTAACAAATTCAAAAGAGAGACTAAAACTTTGATATAGTAGGGGTCTATAACACTGTGTTTTACCTTGCCTTAAGCATTGTTGGATGGATGTTTTGATCAGTTTGTTCTGTAATAACAATGTCATACATGTTTAAGGATAATTACTTTCAGTGCCTGCTCTTGATTTTGTAATGGAAGATACACCCTGTTATGGGTAAAAAGTTACATGGTCTGGATTCCTTCTTGAATCTCTTAATTTCTTGTTTCTGAAAGTTTTAAGTATCACAATTCACTAACAATGCAAGAAAATAAGGAAAtgaatcattaattttttttgttataaccGTCGATCTGGTATCTACTAGTCTGACAAATCATGATTGGTAAATACTACCTGGCAACAGAAGTCAATTAAACTTATTAGTAAGTGATATTAATCAAAGTTTTTGTTGATTTCAAAAtcctaaattttggaaaattattGTAAGTGATGATGCTGTccaagataattttttttaaaagaagagtaaaaaagaagatatttttgCTAGTCTTCCTATTTTTATGACGAGTagggaaagaaatgaaagactTTCCATTTACCGACAAACTTATAGTGATCAACATGCATTGTGGTGGAATGGTTGAGTATCTCGGGTTTGTATCTTAGTTATGGAAAGATTTACTTTCAAGAAACAatcttttttcctattttaccCTTGAACAGTATTTCCTAAAACCTTTaccaagagttcttgaaaataTAATGCTCAATTTTAGCTATTCAATGCTTAATATTGGGATTGGCAGGCTTCACCACATCTCATAAAAAAAGTTTGCCCCTTTTGTTCCTCTCAAAATCTGAATTGTATGTTGTTGCTTTTGTGTGATCTTTTACTGTTTTTGTCGTATAAGTTAGTAGTTGAGTTCCCGTTGTAGTTCACATCTTATGGTTTTGTGTTTATATACTTAGAAACACAAAGGAATGAGGATACTTTTTTTGTTAACACAAAATAGAAGCTGATCGATCTAATTGCAACTAGCTAGAATGCACCTTTATGTCTTGTGTGGATTTAAAACTGTTCTGTCCAAGATAGCTTGAAGATTCCCTACTtcgtattgttatttattttctacaGGTTCTTGGTGATTCTTGTTATAAGTGATCATTCCATTCTTTTGCTTATTGAGCAgatagaaataatatatatttagattGTTCTGTAATGATATTGTCATTACATTAATGATTTGGAAACTAAGTTACTTCTGTTAATCACCAAAAGAGATCAATGCAAAACCACTTCTTAGTGTACAACTTAACTAGCTGTCTAAGTGATAAAAGCTCAACAAGGGGAAAATACTATCTGCCTCTGAGAAAAAAATGTGAAGAGGAAGGCTCACCTCTTTGTTATACATTAGAATATTCAACTTGTTATTTATTATcctcaattttaaaataaaattaaaacaagcATAGTCACATTGTAATTATTCTATCAAAATATGGACTACTTTACCAAGGGCAGATGAAGTCGACATGAATGTCTGATATGGTAGAATATTCATGTGGGACTTCGTCAGATTTTACACGTGTGGTACATGATTCTTCTATTTCTCCAAGTAATGCTCTTCGCATCGCAATGCTTATTGTGCGTGCCGGTATGGTGTTTCATAAGTGGAGACAGAATAAAGCGTCCATGTAAGTGTGTGCCAATAGGCCGGACATAGAAataccccacccccacccccaccccacacATAATACACACTATTTTCACTTGTCTTTTTCCCCTTCATCCAAATAAAACCCCTCACTGTCTCAATTCCTCTTTTCCTTCAACAGCTGAAGCACACAAAAAGGACAAGGGTATTTCAGATCAATCCCAAGTGTTGGTAAGCTTCAAATCTACTTTAATTGCTTTTATGGTAGCTGAATTTGTACAGGTTCtttcgttttttttttatgatcacGGTGTTCGGGCCAACTTTCGTCATTTCGCACACCTTGGCAAATTTCACGGGATGCTAGGACAGATGGTTCTTTTGCCTATTTTGGGATTCGAATCTGAGACCATGGCTCTAGGGTTTCTTTCCTTTTAGCAttctcttgttttcttcttcagaAAATTGAGGCTAATTCTTTCCCAGTCAATGTGTGTATATGTATTTCTATGTGCTGTGGAATTTGGGGACTGAAAATTGGGGGTCTTTAGTCTCCTCTCTATGTGTGTTCATTTTTTATCGTGTGTTTCAAGTATAATTTCTTAATATTCTTTGTCACGTATATTTTTCTATGTAATTGTTGAGGAAATGGTTCAACATAACCCTGCAAAGATctgattttttcttctcttctagCAACCAGCCAAGAGAAACACTTTACCTTGGTTGGCACCTTGTTCCTCCAAATCTGTTTCCATGGGCCAAGCTTACCacctggatgatctccttaataTATAGCTTGTTAACAGAAAGGCTTCCATCTCTAGAGTGTTTCAATATGATAGAATCTTTTTCTGCTGATAACCCATTGAGAACACGTAATAGCTCAGCCACTCTCCCAATCTCCCGGTCATTTAATGCCTTCTAAATACAATATTCCATCCATGAATAGACCATACCTCAGCCACTGTTTCTTCCGGATTGGTACACAAGAAGAATAGGTCAGGAAATAAGGCCATCAGTGCCTCATGTCCATTATCTCAGGGCATATTAGTCATTAGAATATCCATATAACATAGATATTACGAGGACATAGTTGACTGATTTCAACAAGAATGCACCTTTATTTTCTATGTAGATTTGTCATTGTGAATAGCGGTTCTATCGAGATAGTTTGGAGATCCCTTTGCATTATTGTTTAGACTTTAGTTACTACAGGTTCTTGGTGATTATTTTTTGAAGTGTTCCTTTAGTTCTTATGTTGATTTGACAATGTGAATAGCAGTTCTTTGCTTGTTTTATCTCAAAAAATGTGAATAGCAGTTCTGTCCAGATAATTTGGAGATCCCTTACTTTGTATTGTTGCTTATTTTTCTTACAGGTTCTTGATGATTATTGGTAAATTATGCCTCCTAATGAAAGAAACCCTTGTCAAAGTTTAACTCCTGACGTCCTCACTGACCTTCCTAATGATGTAATCGATAGCATTCTGATACGGTTGCCTTCTGAAGAAGCTGTGAGGACAAGCATCTTATCTAAAAGGTGGAGGTATCACTGGTGTCGACTTACAAAGTTGACACTAAATAGGTCTCTTTGGAGAACGGAAAACAATTTACTGAACCCTGCAGATAAGTTTACAGAGATTATCTCCCAGATTTCAACCCTTCTTGAAGGACCCCTGATTGACTTTACCCTCGATGTTGCTGATCTAGAAAGCTGCCCTGACATTGACAGCTTCGTATATTTCGTCTTGAGGAATACTATTGAACGTCTTGTTCTTTACCTTCCCGAGGATAGCAAATTGCCTACGTCAGTTTTCACATGTTCGCAACTGAGGCATCTAAGTCTTGATAATTGCTCAATACATCATCCAGGGGCCTTTGAAGGATTTGATAAGTTAATTAGCCTCCAACTGTGTGAAGTAACAATTTCTTCTGATTTGCTGGAGAGTATTATATCTCATTGCCCGTTGCTTGAGCTGTTGCTGCTGCATATCCCAAAACTTTTAGACACAATTGAAATTGATGCCCCCATGCTGAGTCGGTTTTATTTCACAGGCAATATTAGTTCTGTCTGCCTAAAGAATGTCCCTCTCCTGGTAGAAGTATCTCTGACTGGTGAGCAGATAATGAAAAAGGATCTTGATTTTGCAAAGGTTTTCAATTCTTGTTCTGCTATCAAGTACCTCAGCTTGAATATCTCTTGTTACTGGGTAAATGTTGTTTCATGATTCCATTGTTATGTTACTTTAGCGGATTGAATTTCTTTTGGGCTGACATAATCTTGAATTTTGCTAATATTTTCCTAGGGATCTGCTCAAAAGGGATATGAAGCACCAAGGCTTCCCTTTGATCTTAACAGTGTCAAACGGTTTGACCTGCTTGAACTTGAGCTGGTGGATGCATATGAGCTCTCATTGTCTATTAACTTGCTTAGAAGTTTCCCGTACTTGGAACATCTTGAAATTGATGTTAGTAGTGCTGATTCTTCCCTTCTTTCTTATTTAGTGGTGTTTTTTCGTACTTGTTAGATCCTCAATAACCTGAGAAATGTCTTCTTTGTTATCTTTCCCAGGTTTTCCATGAAGATGAAGATAGTGGTACTGAAGAATCCGATGAACTTAAAGGTCTGTCAGACGTGACATTTAGTCACCTCAGGGAAATTAGGGTATACGCCGTTGATGGAAGAACATCTGAGATGCAGCTTATCAAGCTTTTGTTAGCCAATTCCCCGGTGTTGGAGAGAATGCTAATTGATCAACGTCTTCTAGATCTTGACACAAGACTAAAAGTATTTGCTGAGGTATCAAATTATTCACGTGCATCACCTGAAGCAGAAGTTCTCTTCGTGAATTGGATGAGATATCGGTTTTTTTAAACCCGTCCCCAAAAGCTCTCACCTTTTTGCTCTCTTTGATGACTCCAATCCACAACCGTAGGATTGGAGATGGAGGATGCTTGAATTCCTTAGAGTTTTAAGGTAGAGGATGCTTATCATCCGAGGAACCCTCTTGTCAACGTGACTTGCACATTAATAGACATTGGTGGTATATTTAGCCCAATGTGTGATTTACACATAAATCCCTTAAGTTTCATCTATAACCAATCTCCTATATCTACCAAATCCGTAATGTCATTGTCGGTTAATTCTTTAATGTAAATGAAATTGCCTATGTCCTAGTTGTTAATAAAGTTGTTGAGAACTTCGAGGTCTCAGGTTTGAAACTCAGGTAGAGATAAAAAATACTGcgtgatttttttcatttatcctAATTTTGGTGTGATAATTTATTGTTGATGGGAGGTGACAAACATTTCcgctatatatttttatatttgatagtTCAAATTGCCTCTAAATTCACCTAAATTATTGTTAAATGCTTTAACTATGCGTTTAGAAAAGGATAAATCATATTCCCTCTGTTTAAAAAAGGATTACCTAGTTTGAATTGGAACAGAGTTTAAGAAatgaaagaagactttttaattttgtggttttaaattaaaattttgtcaaatgtatcaaaactCCTTtcaatcttgtggtcttaaacatgtcacgtgaaaagataaaacaaaaatattatcatgaaaataaaaagaacattattttttaaacaaattaaaaagaaaattagaatatttttttatgaaactgAGGGATTAAATATCTAATAGCAAATACCTTAATTTGTACTATGtactttagaaattaaaaaggttcaaaattaCGTTACacttgaaaataatttgaaaaaaaaaatatgtggcTAGAACTGAATTATGAAAGTAAATTACCTaggttaaaaaaaaacaaactaattTTGAGGTTTTCATTTACCCTAGCTAGAACTGAAGCATTTCACAGAACTCAGAAGTAATCTTGTTCCTTGGTAAGCTTTAAAATCTTTGTTCCattattttttggttatttGTCTGTGTTTTTATCATTACTTTCCCTTTTGGATGAACTTACAGTCCCTGAAACTAAGTgtatatatctattattttattctgtttCAAGATTCTGTTTTTAGTTATTGGTTTCCTTTTTGGATGTATGTATGTGTTCATTAAATCAATAAAAGTTACATAAAAAAGTGTTCTTTGAAGGTTCAGATTCCAGGTGAGTCAATAAAATTAGGTATGATGGGAAATGTTCAGCTTTCATTGTGTTTTTTACTCAGGTTCTGTGATGGGGTTGCTTTAAGTATGTGGAAATCTTGAAATCCATAGTGATAGATTGTTTTCACTGTGTTGTTAACGTTCTTATTGTTAGTAATGGTTGGTGGGgatgggggtgggggggggggggatttttCATATGATAGACTATATGCTTGTTGGAATTGATGTTTAGGTAgttctttgtttttgttgttgttgacaaGGGAAACTGCTGTTGTTATCCTTTGGACGTGCACAGGGTGAACCTCACTCCTATGCAATAGCCTGCAAACCACACAAGAGAGGTAAATCACATTAGGCAAGCCATGACCGATGAGCTCGACCCAAAAGAAAACCCCCTTGTTGTCGCAAGCAAAGGATTTCAAACTTGGATCCCCATTATGGAAGTCCCAAGCCAAACCATCTGACCCAACCCGAAGGGTAGATGTTTAGGCAGTTCTTTATTAGTGGGATTTACCAATCTTCTCTTGGAAGTTCTGTATTAGTGGGCAGGTTATGTCGGTAGACTTGGAAGAATAGAAGGCAGACCCAAGGCAATATTACAAATGcaaaatttgataatatttaatGAAAGTCGCACTCTATGAATTGAAATAAGGTTGGCTGTTTGGAACAATTTGACATTCTTTATATAGGGTCCAAATCACTCTTTTGGTAATCAAATACAGCAGCAACACATCctgtgtaatcccacaagtggggtctgtgGAGGGAGTTGTGTGTATGCAGACTTTACCCCCTGGGAGGTGGAGAGGTTGTTTCCAATTAATCATCAGCTCACGTCTTTTGGTAATCATATAGATTGATAGACATAAAGACATGATGGTAGACAGGAACCTGAAACAAAAATGCATGTTTATTAAGTGGTGGtagttatttcaatttttaccaCTAAACATAATGAGCTATTCACTTATGTCTatccttattttttattttattgaaatggTAAGTATTATTGATATAGTACAACGATTGTGCCTTAATCCTATAGAACAGCTGCCACTCTAATAGGTGGTTCGTGGTTGATAGTCTTGATGCGTCCATCACATATAACATTTCTTGCAGAACCTTTAGCCTCTCGTTTTGCAAATTATCTTGTGAATAAGACATGCTCCTTTGGACACCAACCACATAAAACACACAACCTTGTAGAAGAATTGGAACTTACAAATAGATCTTTCTTGTTCCTTGGTAAGCACTAAATCTTTCTTCCATTATTTTTCCCTTTCCAATAACAGATCTGTATAATCCCCTGGATTCATGAAGTATTTATGGAAGTTATTCTTGCTTTAAAGACTGCGATTCATTGGTTTTACGAGGAGTTGGATGATTATTGTCTGTGTGCTACGTGCAGATAATTTGGTGATAACATACCTTTGTTGTTCTTGTTTATTTTCTGCAGATTCCCATTGGCACTGTATGATGCCACCTGAGAGAAGAAAGAGTGGTCGTCACAGGTCATCTATTGATCGACTAAGCAACCTTCCAAAGAATGTTATCAATTCCATCCTGATGCGTTTGCCTTTGCAAGATGCTTTAATGACAAGCATCTTATCGAAGAAATGGAGGTATAAATGGTGCAGCCTTCCACAGTTGACACTTGATGATGAACTTTGGGAGGAGACACGTGCCTTACTATCCCCTTCTATTAAGTTTACAAAAATTCTGTACCAGATTTTGACCCTTCATTCAGGACCACTTACTAAGTTTACCCTCTCCATTTCTGCACTGAGAAAATATCTTAAGATTAACAGTTTGATATATTTCCTCTCTAGGAATGACATTCAGGATCTTGTTCTTAAATTTTCGGAGTGGAACCGATACAGATTGCCACCTTCATTTTTCGCGTGTTCTCAGTTGAGGCATTTGACTCTCCAAAATTGTGTAATATGCCCTCCACC
The DNA window shown above is from Solanum lycopersicum chromosome 11, SLM_r2.1 and carries:
- the LOC101243951 gene encoding F-box/FBD/LRR-repeat protein At1g13570-like codes for the protein MPPNERNPCQSLTPDVLTDLPNDVIDSILIRLPSEEAVRTSILSKRWRYHWCRLTKLTLNRSLWRTENNLLNPADKFTEIISQISTLLEGPLIDFTLDVADLESCPDIDSFVYFVLRNTIERLVLYLPEDSKLPTSVFTCSQLRHLSLDNCSIHHPGAFEGFDKLISLQLCEVTISSDLLESIISHCPLLELLLLHIPKLLDTIEIDAPMLSRFYFTGNISSVCLKNVPLLVEVSLTGEQIMKKDLDFAKVFNSCSAIKYLSLNISCYWGSAQKGYEAPRLPFDLNSVKRFDLLELELVDAYELSLSINLLRSFPYLEHLEIDVFHEDEDSGTEESDELKGLSDVTFSHLREIRVYAVDGRTSEMQLIKLLLANSPVLERMLIDQRLLDLDTRLKVFAEVSNYSRASPEAEVLFVNWMRYRFF